In Archangium lipolyticum, the following are encoded in one genomic region:
- a CDS encoding class I SAM-dependent methyltransferase — protein MFHPKGPSLVELVQQGLSSVERGYDLLAPKFEYTPFRTPDALLKASLELAGSPGSVGSGLDVCCGTGAAMRYLKPLCRERVVGLDLSQGMLDEAGRLLADVPGEARVELVRGDALEMPWREEFDLVTSFGAFGHVLEEDEPRLVAGIHRALRPGGRFVFVTGEEPSRLRPGYWVARAFNAAMRVRNALWKPPFVMYYLTFLLPRARALLETHGFTVDVRPEALPEPYGRYGFRVVIATRR, from the coding sequence ATGTTCCACCCCAAGGGACCGAGCCTCGTGGAGCTCGTGCAGCAGGGCCTGAGCTCGGTGGAGCGCGGGTATGACCTGCTGGCGCCCAAGTTCGAGTACACGCCGTTCCGCACGCCGGACGCGCTGCTGAAGGCGAGCCTGGAGCTGGCGGGGAGTCCTGGGAGCGTGGGGAGCGGGCTGGACGTGTGCTGCGGGACGGGGGCGGCGATGCGCTACCTGAAGCCGCTGTGCCGCGAGCGGGTGGTGGGGTTGGACCTGAGCCAGGGGATGCTGGACGAGGCGGGGCGGCTGCTGGCGGACGTGCCGGGAGAGGCGCGGGTGGAGCTGGTGCGGGGCGACGCGTTGGAGATGCCCTGGCGCGAGGAGTTCGATCTGGTGACGAGCTTCGGGGCCTTCGGACACGTGCTGGAGGAGGACGAGCCGAGGCTGGTGGCGGGCATCCACCGGGCGCTGAGACCGGGAGGCCGGTTCGTGTTCGTCACGGGGGAGGAGCCCTCGAGGCTGCGCCCCGGTTACTGGGTGGCGAGGGCCTTCAACGCGGCCATGCGGGTGCGCAACGCGCTCTGGAAGCCACCCTTCGTCATGTACTACCTGACCTTCCTGCTGCCGCGAGCCCGCGCGCTGCTGGAGACCCACGGGTTCACCGTGGACGTGCGGCCGGAAGCGCTGCCCGAGCCCTATGGGCGCTACGGGTTTCGCGTGGTGATCGCCACCCGGCGCTGA
- a CDS encoding DUF2239 family protein: MGGEKPRNYTGFAGHRRIASGALADVALKAKEVVDGGERAPIAIFEDETGDPVDLDFRGTRDELLEKLARKRAREAAAQAEAEAEEPRKAGPGRPKLGVVSREVSLLPRHWEWLNAQPGGASVTLRKLVEEARRASQGADKARRSQEAAHKFMYALAGDLPGFEEASRAFFARSPERFDQHIQSWPEDVREHARKLVERAFRDAEEATRQANKGGST; the protein is encoded by the coding sequence ATGGGCGGAGAAAAGCCGAGGAATTACACGGGCTTCGCCGGGCACCGGCGCATCGCGTCGGGAGCCCTGGCGGACGTCGCGTTGAAGGCCAAGGAGGTGGTGGACGGCGGCGAGCGCGCGCCGATCGCCATCTTCGAGGACGAGACGGGCGACCCGGTCGACCTGGACTTCCGGGGGACGCGCGACGAGCTCCTGGAGAAGCTCGCCCGGAAGCGGGCCCGGGAGGCCGCGGCGCAAGCCGAAGCCGAGGCGGAGGAGCCTCGCAAGGCTGGGCCGGGCCGGCCGAAGCTGGGCGTCGTCTCGCGGGAAGTCTCGCTGTTGCCGCGCCACTGGGAGTGGCTCAACGCCCAACCGGGGGGAGCCTCGGTGACGCTGCGCAAGCTCGTCGAGGAGGCTAGGCGCGCGAGCCAGGGCGCGGACAAGGCCCGTCGATCCCAGGAGGCGGCCCACAAGTTCATGTACGCGCTGGCGGGAGATCTCCCCGGTTTCGAGGAGGCCTCGCGGGCCTTCTTCGCGAGGAGTCCCGAGCGCTTCGACCAGCACATCCAGTCCTGGCCGGAGGACGTCCGGGAGCATGCCCGGAAGCTGGTGGAGCGCGCCTTCCGGGACGCGGAAGAGGCCACGCGGCAAGCCAACAAGGGAGGAAGCACATGA
- a CDS encoding putative metal-binding motif-containing protein has protein sequence MRRLVGCMGVLWLLAGCTVPSLEDLLKDKARECNAEHPCDEGYQCVQALCTNQCDRSVAMAGYRDEDGDGYAGTGAAYVIFCDNVPAGYASQGGDCDDNDKDSRPGASELCDGRDNNCDGELDQGLPKQAWYPDRDGDGFGDQKADALMACARPTDPSNTRYVQDATDCGDSDPEVFPRPGINEALCDGVDNDCDGNKDDGFAIGIHCSNPCSGGKLACNASQNGVSCIDSPPTISYYPDLDGDGAGDERGTPAQVCPSETPPPGFVLNTDDCDDWDKYNRRNKAEVCDDRDNNCDTRRDEEDICGGKGWKVANDPALTGNKQWKTVGLGANGRVWIAGDGGKIAVRLAAGEAFRSLDGSCGNFNWRAAWVSPNNNHVYLAGSGGNLAEHDGGNCYNQVTVPSGNTLQGLIGISPLIYVVDDRGRLYVWSPGVSLSERYNLNPVMYFDIHGLDSTKLLTIGGTEDSPSTPYITSYPGTGSTATYHSVSTPSGYNGALRGVWMASSNLAYAVGDSGLVVKWDGATSWTRMTPPSDSSSAPFTSVVAPDPFTIYVTDANPSGAIRRLSATGAWSTAYTLDKPLRDIAVTSQGDIWAVGDDGRVVHFPE, from the coding sequence ATGCGCCGCCTGGTGGGATGCATGGGAGTGCTGTGGCTGCTCGCGGGCTGCACGGTACCGAGCCTGGAGGACTTGCTGAAGGACAAGGCTCGCGAGTGCAACGCTGAGCACCCCTGCGACGAAGGATACCAGTGCGTCCAGGCGCTCTGTACGAACCAATGCGATAGATCCGTGGCGATGGCGGGGTACCGCGATGAGGACGGGGATGGATACGCCGGGACAGGCGCGGCCTATGTGATTTTCTGCGACAACGTGCCGGCTGGTTACGCATCCCAGGGCGGCGATTGCGACGACAATGACAAGGACAGTCGGCCCGGCGCCTCCGAACTATGTGATGGCCGGGACAACAACTGCGACGGCGAGCTCGATCAGGGTCTGCCCAAACAGGCCTGGTACCCCGACCGCGATGGCGACGGCTTTGGTGACCAGAAGGCCGATGCGCTGATGGCCTGTGCCAGACCTACAGACCCAAGCAACACCCGCTACGTACAGGACGCCACGGACTGCGGGGACTCGGATCCCGAGGTCTTCCCACGCCCGGGCATCAACGAAGCACTGTGCGACGGGGTGGACAATGACTGTGACGGCAATAAGGACGACGGTTTTGCCATAGGCATCCATTGCAGCAATCCCTGTTCGGGCGGGAAGTTGGCCTGCAATGCCAGCCAAAATGGTGTGAGTTGCATCGACTCCCCTCCGACGATCTCTTACTACCCGGACTTGGACGGTGATGGTGCGGGCGACGAGCGCGGCACCCCAGCCCAGGTGTGCCCTAGCGAGACACCGCCCCCGGGCTTCGTCCTCAATACGGACGACTGCGACGACTGGGACAAATACAACCGGCGCAACAAGGCCGAGGTGTGCGACGACCGCGACAACAACTGCGATACACGGCGAGACGAGGAAGACATCTGCGGGGGCAAGGGGTGGAAGGTGGCCAATGATCCCGCTCTCACAGGGAATAAGCAGTGGAAGACCGTGGGGCTCGGCGCCAACGGGCGGGTCTGGATCGCGGGCGATGGCGGCAAGATCGCGGTCCGACTCGCCGCGGGCGAGGCCTTCAGGAGCCTCGATGGGAGTTGCGGCAACTTCAACTGGCGCGCAGCCTGGGTGAGCCCCAATAACAATCACGTGTACCTGGCCGGTAGTGGAGGGAATCTGGCCGAGCATGACGGTGGAAACTGCTACAATCAGGTCACCGTTCCCTCTGGCAATACTCTCCAAGGCCTTATCGGGATCAGTCCCTTGATTTACGTCGTGGACGACCGGGGGCGGCTGTACGTGTGGTCTCCGGGAGTCTCACTTTCGGAACGCTACAACCTGAACCCAGTGATGTACTTCGACATCCACGGATTGGACTCCACGAAACTGCTCACCATCGGAGGCACGGAAGACAGTCCCTCGACACCATATATCACCAGCTATCCCGGCACCGGCAGTACCGCGACGTATCACTCAGTGAGTACCCCCAGCGGCTACAACGGCGCCCTGCGCGGTGTATGGATGGCCAGTTCCAACCTTGCCTATGCGGTGGGAGATAGCGGCTTGGTGGTGAAGTGGGACGGAGCCACAAGTTGGACGCGCATGACCCCGCCTTCGGACAGTTCCAGTGCCCCGTTCACCAGCGTGGTGGCACCGGACCCTTTCACTATCTACGTCACCGACGCCAATCCCAGCGGTGCCATCCGTAGACTGAGCGCCACCGGCGCATGGTCCACCGCCTACACCTTGGACAAGCCGCTGCGGGATATCGCGGTCACCTCACAGGGCGACATCTGGGCCGTGGGCGATGACGGCCGCGTGGTGCACTTCCCGGAATAG
- a CDS encoding chitosanase: MNRHHIAVGGWRLALAGMASALVACGGGDLGGVETFPGEAGQELAACSYTITTNTYDGPDYWGTIIFKNTGTAAMTSPRISFNVPSGVTCDYDEPGWSHTQSGTTCIYSRTSSLTVGVNASYTFYYSTNSNVSFTATNVQISDPSCGSGGSDGGTGTDGGTGTDGGTGTDGGTGTDGGMTANQKKVAEGLTSIWENDTPVLAYDYAENIDDGRGYTNGRAGFCTGTGDAIQVIQCYVNLRSASNGNLMAKYMPGLTTINNRYLSTGQNQASTAELDAVGNWISDWATSYNNTTTRADFKSCQDQVSDRLYFTPAMNEAKKWGLTSALSKAAFYDAYINHGTLREFITAANNALGNPNQVAPAIGYNGITESAFLQKFLEKRRDVLYNDSTWRKAMDRVAAYEKQRRRGNWNFTSAVSNDVRARDCWGTAYPASGYTVRTINPDGTWSTPSSYTYSCN; this comes from the coding sequence ATGAACAGACATCACATTGCGGTAGGGGGTTGGCGGTTGGCGCTCGCGGGGATGGCCTCCGCGCTCGTCGCCTGTGGTGGGGGTGACCTGGGTGGAGTGGAGACGTTCCCGGGCGAGGCCGGGCAGGAGCTCGCGGCCTGCTCGTACACCATCACCACGAACACCTACGATGGCCCGGATTACTGGGGCACGATCATCTTCAAGAACACCGGCACGGCCGCCATGACGAGCCCGCGCATCTCCTTCAACGTCCCGAGCGGCGTGACGTGCGATTACGACGAGCCGGGCTGGTCGCACACCCAGAGCGGCACCACCTGCATCTACTCGAGGACCTCGAGCCTGACCGTAGGGGTGAACGCCTCGTACACGTTCTATTACTCCACGAACTCGAACGTCTCGTTCACCGCCACCAACGTGCAGATCAGCGATCCCAGCTGCGGCTCGGGCGGCAGTGACGGTGGCACCGGCACCGACGGAGGTACTGGCACCGACGGTGGCACGGGCACCGACGGCGGTACCGGCACCGACGGTGGGATGACGGCCAACCAGAAGAAGGTGGCGGAAGGGCTGACCAGCATCTGGGAGAACGACACGCCCGTGCTCGCCTACGATTACGCGGAGAACATCGACGATGGCCGCGGGTACACGAACGGGCGCGCGGGCTTCTGTACCGGCACGGGCGACGCCATCCAGGTCATCCAGTGCTACGTGAACCTCCGGAGCGCCTCCAACGGCAACCTGATGGCCAAGTACATGCCGGGGCTCACCACCATCAACAACCGCTACCTCTCGACGGGCCAGAACCAGGCTTCCACGGCCGAGCTCGACGCTGTCGGCAACTGGATCAGCGACTGGGCCACGAGCTACAACAACACCACCACCCGGGCGGACTTCAAGAGCTGCCAGGACCAGGTGAGTGACCGTCTGTATTTCACGCCCGCGATGAACGAGGCGAAGAAGTGGGGGCTCACCTCGGCGCTCTCCAAGGCCGCGTTCTACGACGCCTATATCAACCACGGCACCCTGCGGGAGTTCATCACCGCGGCCAACAACGCCCTGGGCAATCCCAATCAGGTCGCCCCCGCCATCGGCTACAACGGCATCACCGAGAGCGCCTTCCTCCAGAAGTTCCTCGAGAAGCGCCGCGACGTGCTCTACAACGACTCGACGTGGCGCAAGGCCATGGACCGCGTGGCCGCCTACGAGAAGCAGCGCCGCCGGGGGAACTGGAACTTCACCTCCGCCGTCAGCAACGACGTCCGCGCCCGCGACTGCTGGGGCACCGCCTACCCGGCCAGCGGCTACACCGTGCGGACCATCAACCCCGACGGCACCTGGAGCACCCCGAGTTCGTACACGTACTCCTGCAACTGA
- a CDS encoding sensor histidine kinase translates to MQLPIPSLRPIDTPVPAEAASTEREQRRRKSLVFAVGILLLYGMDVLILGRTSLELLVTRVLWFTQLMTYIWLVWKLDERWYPMLATVNSVLTSAFFLSLIPFTGGIQSPYINLVPTVPMMMALVHPRHVGPVLGSGITTSLGVLGLLLATHDSVPHALGWASMVGSSAFFATYASAQLRKAQTAESAARLERARRESLEKLTVADRYRAQTEKLATVGRLAASVMHEINNPLAFVRSNLDFLRTEVLAQQLPDETRQELQEVMDETRTGVERIRQIVSDLKGFSRMDQEDPCECALADVVTDATRLAAVRLKHVAKLKVEVPAELPEVFATRRRLAQVLLNLLVNAGDALEEAKVQGGEVTVRGVAEGGKVTLMVEDNGPGIPPEVLPRIFDTFFTTKGPEKGTGLGLSISKELVERFGGTLRAENRPEGGARLCLELPVHVPTSPLPLGEGRGEGL, encoded by the coding sequence GTGCAGCTCCCGATTCCCTCGCTTCGCCCCATCGACACCCCGGTCCCCGCGGAAGCCGCGAGCACGGAGAGGGAACAACGCCGGCGCAAGAGCCTGGTGTTCGCGGTGGGCATCCTCCTGCTGTACGGCATGGACGTGCTCATCCTGGGACGGACGAGCCTCGAGCTGCTGGTGACGCGGGTGCTGTGGTTCACGCAGTTGATGACCTACATCTGGCTGGTGTGGAAGCTGGACGAGCGCTGGTACCCGATGCTGGCCACGGTCAACAGCGTGCTCACGAGCGCCTTCTTCCTGAGCCTCATTCCGTTCACGGGAGGAATCCAGAGCCCGTACATCAACCTGGTGCCGACGGTGCCGATGATGATGGCGCTCGTGCATCCGCGGCATGTGGGGCCGGTGCTGGGCAGTGGCATCACCACGTCGCTGGGGGTGCTGGGCCTGCTGCTGGCGACGCACGACAGCGTGCCGCACGCACTGGGGTGGGCGAGCATGGTGGGCTCGTCCGCGTTCTTCGCGACGTACGCCTCGGCGCAGCTGCGCAAGGCGCAGACGGCGGAGAGCGCGGCGCGGCTGGAGCGGGCGCGGCGCGAGTCGCTGGAGAAGCTGACGGTGGCCGATCGCTACCGGGCGCAGACGGAGAAGCTGGCGACGGTGGGGCGGCTGGCGGCGAGCGTGATGCATGAAATCAACAACCCGCTGGCGTTCGTGCGCTCGAACCTGGACTTCCTGAGGACGGAGGTGCTGGCGCAGCAGCTGCCGGACGAGACGCGTCAGGAGTTGCAGGAGGTGATGGACGAGACGCGCACGGGGGTGGAGCGGATCCGTCAAATCGTCTCGGACCTGAAGGGCTTCTCGAGGATGGATCAAGAGGATCCCTGCGAGTGCGCGCTGGCGGACGTGGTGACGGACGCGACGAGGCTGGCGGCGGTGAGGCTCAAGCACGTGGCGAAGCTGAAGGTGGAGGTGCCGGCGGAGCTGCCGGAGGTGTTCGCCACGAGGAGGAGACTGGCGCAGGTGCTGTTGAACCTGCTGGTGAACGCGGGGGACGCGCTGGAGGAGGCGAAGGTGCAGGGGGGAGAGGTGACGGTGAGGGGAGTGGCGGAGGGGGGGAAGGTGACGTTGATGGTGGAGGACAACGGACCGGGAATCCCGCCCGAGGTATTGCCGAGGATCTTCGACACGTTCTTCACGACGAAGGGACCGGAGAAGGGAACGGGGCTGGGGCTGTCGATTTCGAAGGAGCTGGTGGAGCGCTTCGGAGGGACGCTGAGAGCGGAGAACCGGCCGGAGGGAGGAGCGCGCCTGTGTCTGGAATTGCCAGTGCACGTGCCCACCTCCCCTCTCCCTCTGGGAGAGGGACGGGGTGAGGGTCTTTGA
- a CDS encoding M16 family metallopeptidase — MKALIAAAVLALGLPAFAQQQEAKPLEPGREALAIPYEKYKLPNGLEVILARDTKLPVVAVNIWYHVGAYNEQPGRTGFAHLFEHMMFQGSKHVPDDVHISMLEQLGANDLNGTTNFDRTNYFETVPSNHLETALWLESDRMGFLLDALDLKKLDNQREVVKNERRQGVETRPYGVAMEKLWQTLFPAPHPYHGKVIGSMKDLDAATLDEVKDFFRKWYAPANATLAVVGDFDPKEARALIEKYFGSLPSGPKPEKPQVAGVKHTKEQVIRHDEKVGTLPMVMMAWLTPAYFTAEDAAGDVLANALGTGKSSRLYKRLVLEKGLAQSVSAGQQSLGAQSVFMIDAVARPGVTSDALAKEIDAVLDEVRREGITQEELSRSLTRFETQMLAGLQSVGGFGGKADVLQSYNHYVNDPGYLDEDLARYAAVTTDKARDFARDFLKPEARVVVHAVPTQKSPAATGKETR; from the coding sequence ATGAAAGCGCTCATCGCCGCCGCCGTCCTCGCCCTCGGCCTCCCGGCCTTCGCCCAGCAGCAGGAGGCGAAGCCGCTGGAGCCCGGGCGCGAGGCGCTGGCCATTCCCTATGAGAAGTACAAGCTGCCCAACGGGCTGGAGGTCATCCTCGCCCGGGACACCAAGCTGCCGGTGGTGGCCGTCAACATCTGGTACCACGTGGGCGCCTACAACGAGCAGCCGGGCCGCACCGGCTTCGCCCACCTCTTCGAGCACATGATGTTCCAGGGCTCCAAGCACGTGCCCGACGACGTCCACATCTCCATGCTCGAGCAGCTGGGCGCCAATGATCTCAACGGCACCACGAACTTCGACCGGACCAACTACTTCGAGACGGTGCCCAGCAACCACCTGGAGACGGCGCTCTGGTTGGAGAGCGACCGCATGGGCTTCCTGCTGGACGCGTTGGACCTGAAGAAGCTCGACAACCAGCGCGAGGTCGTGAAGAACGAGCGCCGCCAGGGCGTGGAGACGCGCCCCTACGGCGTGGCGATGGAGAAGCTCTGGCAGACGCTCTTCCCGGCGCCGCACCCGTACCACGGCAAGGTGATCGGCTCCATGAAGGACCTGGACGCCGCCACGCTGGACGAGGTGAAGGACTTCTTCCGCAAGTGGTACGCGCCGGCCAACGCCACGCTCGCGGTGGTGGGTGACTTCGATCCGAAGGAGGCGCGGGCGCTCATCGAGAAGTACTTCGGCTCGCTGCCGAGCGGCCCCAAGCCCGAGAAGCCCCAGGTGGCCGGGGTGAAGCACACGAAGGAGCAGGTCATCCGTCACGACGAGAAGGTGGGCACGCTGCCCATGGTGATGATGGCGTGGCTCACCCCGGCGTACTTCACCGCGGAAGACGCGGCCGGAGACGTGCTCGCCAACGCGCTGGGCACCGGCAAGTCCAGCCGCCTCTACAAGCGCCTGGTGCTGGAGAAGGGTCTGGCGCAGAGCGTGAGCGCCGGCCAGCAGAGCCTCGGGGCCCAGTCCGTCTTCATGATCGACGCGGTGGCACGGCCCGGAGTCACCAGCGACGCGCTCGCGAAGGAGATCGACGCGGTGCTGGACGAGGTGCGCCGCGAGGGGATTACGCAGGAGGAGCTGAGCCGGTCGCTCACGCGCTTCGAGACGCAGATGCTGGCGGGGCTGCAGTCGGTGGGCGGCTTCGGCGGCAAGGCGGACGTGCTGCAGAGCTACAACCACTACGTGAACGACCCGGGCTACCTGGACGAGGACCTGGCGCGCTACGCCGCGGTGACGACGGACAAGGCGCGCGACTTCGCCCGTGACTTCCTGAAGCCCGAAGCCCGAGTGGTGGTGCACGCCGTGCCCACCCAGAAGTCCCCCGCCGCCACCGGGAAGGAGACCCGCTGA
- a CDS encoding glycosyl hydrolase family 18 protein encodes MPNTAFQFRTLAFGAAFLSTLAGCSGEPADFSEEPTAKVEERALATKVIGYVPTWAGDINAVQYDKLTHINYAFVLPTAQGGLTGVSSGDARLKSLVQTAHSRGVKVLISIGGWNNGDDSGFEKLAANASTRTTFVNNVVNFVTAAGLDGADIDWEYPDPGTSATNYGLLMRELSTALHSRGKLLTAAVVANGYTGGGVPTATFADVDFLNLMAYDGGQPHSTYDYAVQSMNYWLGRGLPKEKTVLGVPFYGRSPSSYVGYNELVARDPQAPYKDNVGDVYYNGIATIQSKTRLAMQQGGGVMIWELSQDTSGATSLLNAIAQVASGGTGSNTYRIINKASGKCVDIAGPSTADGANIHQWTCHTGASQQWTMEPTDSGYYRFVSRYSGKVLDVAGPSTADGANIHQWTSFNATNQQFKPVSLGNGYYRLEARHSGKVIDVTNCASSGDGTNIQQWTWSNNDCQQFRLEQL; translated from the coding sequence GTGCCGAACACCGCATTCCAGTTCAGAACCCTGGCGTTTGGGGCCGCGTTTCTCTCCACCCTGGCGGGCTGCTCCGGAGAACCCGCTGATTTCTCCGAGGAGCCCACGGCGAAGGTCGAGGAGCGGGCGCTCGCGACGAAGGTGATCGGCTACGTCCCCACGTGGGCGGGCGACATCAACGCCGTCCAGTACGACAAGCTCACCCACATCAACTACGCCTTCGTCCTGCCCACGGCGCAGGGTGGCCTCACGGGAGTGAGCAGCGGGGACGCTCGGCTCAAGTCGCTGGTCCAGACGGCGCACTCGCGGGGCGTGAAGGTGCTCATCTCGATTGGCGGCTGGAACAATGGAGATGACTCGGGCTTCGAGAAGCTGGCCGCCAACGCGAGCACCCGGACGACCTTCGTCAACAACGTGGTGAACTTCGTGACGGCGGCGGGGCTGGACGGCGCCGACATCGACTGGGAGTACCCGGATCCGGGGACCTCGGCCACCAACTACGGCCTGCTGATGCGCGAGCTGTCCACCGCGCTCCACAGCCGCGGCAAGCTGCTCACCGCGGCCGTCGTGGCCAATGGCTACACCGGCGGCGGCGTCCCCACCGCCACCTTCGCCGACGTCGACTTCCTCAACCTCATGGCCTACGACGGCGGCCAGCCCCACTCGACGTATGACTACGCCGTCCAGTCGATGAACTACTGGCTCGGCCGCGGTCTGCCCAAGGAGAAGACGGTGCTCGGCGTGCCCTTCTATGGCCGCTCGCCGTCGTCCTACGTCGGCTACAACGAGCTCGTCGCTCGCGATCCGCAGGCCCCCTACAAGGACAACGTCGGCGACGTCTATTACAACGGCATCGCCACCATCCAATCGAAGACCCGGCTCGCCATGCAGCAGGGCGGCGGCGTGATGATCTGGGAGCTGTCCCAGGACACCTCGGGGGCCACCTCGCTGCTCAACGCCATCGCGCAGGTGGCCAGCGGCGGCACCGGGAGCAACACGTACCGGATCATCAACAAGGCCTCGGGCAAGTGCGTGGACATCGCCGGTCCGAGCACCGCCGATGGCGCCAACATCCACCAGTGGACCTGCCACACCGGCGCCAGCCAGCAGTGGACGATGGAGCCCACCGACAGCGGCTACTACCGCTTCGTCTCTCGCTACAGCGGCAAGGTGCTCGACGTCGCCGGTCCGAGCACCGCCGATGGCGCCAACATCCATCAGTGGACCTCCTTCAACGCCACCAACCAGCAGTTCAAGCCCGTGTCGCTCGGCAATGGCTACTACCGGCTCGAGGCTCGGCACAGCGGCAAGGTGATCGACGTCACCAACTGCGCGAGCAGCGGTGACGGCACCAACATCCAGCAGTGGACCTGGTCCAACAACGACTGCCAGCAGTTCCGGCTCGAGCAGTTGTAG
- a CDS encoding SDR family NAD(P)-dependent oxidoreductase, protein MKELRDRVAVITGAASGIGQGLAERCAREGMRVVLADVEEEALRRVGAELEGAGARVLCVRTDVSRAGDVEALAERTLSAFGAVHLVCNNAGVAAGGVAWEASSEDWDWVLGVNLLGVIHGVRTFVPRMLAQDTEGHVVNTASLAGVLPFHPSAPYQVSKAGVVALTEQLHGSLKMRGAKVGASVLCPGWVRTRILDAARNRPGGPPPPPVAPPTPAQVAMNAYLRQEVEAGMTPARVADQVLAAVREQRLYVITHPEMLGDVRTRMEALLASA, encoded by the coding sequence ATGAAGGAGCTGAGGGACAGGGTCGCGGTCATCACGGGAGCGGCCAGTGGCATCGGCCAGGGGCTGGCGGAGCGGTGCGCCCGCGAGGGCATGCGGGTGGTGCTCGCGGACGTGGAGGAGGAGGCGCTGCGCCGGGTGGGCGCGGAGCTGGAGGGGGCGGGAGCGCGGGTGCTGTGCGTGCGCACGGACGTGTCGAGAGCGGGGGACGTGGAGGCGCTGGCGGAGCGGACGCTGAGCGCGTTCGGGGCCGTGCACCTGGTGTGCAACAACGCGGGCGTGGCGGCGGGTGGCGTGGCGTGGGAGGCCTCGAGCGAGGACTGGGACTGGGTGTTGGGGGTGAACCTCCTGGGCGTCATCCACGGGGTGCGCACCTTCGTGCCTCGGATGCTGGCGCAGGACACCGAGGGGCACGTCGTCAACACCGCCTCGCTGGCGGGCGTGCTGCCCTTCCACCCGAGCGCGCCCTACCAGGTGAGCAAGGCCGGAGTGGTGGCGCTCACCGAGCAGCTGCATGGCTCGCTGAAGATGCGGGGCGCGAAGGTGGGGGCGTCGGTCCTCTGCCCGGGCTGGGTGCGCACGCGCATCCTGGATGCGGCGCGCAACCGGCCGGGGGGACCCCCACCTCCGCCCGTGGCGCCCCCCACTCCCGCCCAGGTGGCGATGAACGCGTACCTGCGCCAGGAGGTGGAGGCGGGCATGACGCCCGCGCGGGTGGCGGACCAGGTGCTCGCGGCCGTCCGCGAGCAGCGGCTCTACGTCATCACCCACCCGGAGATGCTCGGGGACGTCCGCACGCGCATGGAGGCCCTCCTGGCGTCTGCCTGA